Proteins found in one Subtercola endophyticus genomic segment:
- a CDS encoding NAD-dependent epimerase/dehydratase family protein, giving the protein MRIAVTGGSGKLGSTVVAYLREAGHEVFNLDVKGAREYGTIRVDFTNYGETVDALMGVNDRYDGLDALVHLAAIPAPSILSDVATFDNNMVSTFHVLQGAKRAGIKNIVVASSETVLGLPFDVPPPYIPVDEEYPARPESVYSLTKHLEEQLEIELTRWDPDLKIVALRFSNVMYDEDYAEFPSFDADARARKWNMWGYIDSRDGAQAVLKALEWNGKGFERFIIAAADTVMSRSNAELVAEVFPDTPIRGELGENTTLLSITKARRVLGYDPQHSWRDVQ; this is encoded by the coding sequence GTGCGTATTGCAGTAACCGGCGGATCAGGAAAGCTCGGCTCGACCGTCGTCGCGTATCTGCGCGAAGCGGGTCACGAGGTGTTCAACCTCGACGTGAAGGGCGCCCGTGAGTACGGCACGATCCGCGTCGATTTCACGAACTACGGCGAAACGGTCGATGCGCTGATGGGCGTGAACGACCGCTACGACGGGCTGGATGCCCTGGTGCACTTGGCCGCGATACCGGCGCCGAGCATCCTCAGCGATGTCGCGACCTTCGACAACAACATGGTGTCGACCTTTCATGTGCTGCAGGGCGCCAAGCGTGCCGGAATCAAGAACATCGTGGTCGCCTCGAGCGAGACTGTTCTGGGGCTGCCGTTCGACGTGCCGCCGCCCTACATTCCGGTCGACGAGGAGTATCCCGCCCGCCCCGAGAGCGTCTATTCGCTCACGAAGCACCTCGAAGAGCAGCTGGAGATCGAGCTCACGCGCTGGGATCCCGACCTGAAGATCGTGGCCTTGCGCTTCTCGAACGTGATGTACGACGAGGACTACGCCGAGTTCCCCTCGTTCGACGCCGATGCCCGCGCCCGCAAGTGGAACATGTGGGGCTACATCGACTCGCGCGACGGCGCCCAAGCCGTCTTGAAGGCTCTCGAATGGAACGGAAAGGGCTTCGAGCGCTTCATCATCGCGGCTGCTGACACCGTGATGAGCCGCTCGAACGCGGAGCTGGTGGCCGAGGTCTTTCCCGACACGCCTATTCGCGGCGAACTCGGCGAGAACACCACGCTGCTGTCGATCACGAAGGCGCGCCGGGTGCTCGGGTACGATCCGCAGCATTCGTGGCGCGACGTTCAGTAG
- a CDS encoding sugar phosphate isomerase/epimerase family protein, translating into MTSNQKYGAGIWHFATYVDRYATDGYGEPRSVIDAIDIAGQVRDLSVVDLNYPYFGGEFTNEQVKEALDRNNLGVIGITPEMYTREFAKGAFTNPDPGVRRRANELINEAADVVRFFGADYVKLWPGQDGWDYPFQVDHGALWKNSLDGVGQLASENPDLKFVIEYKPREPRVHMSFDSVSRTLLGIEKIGLPNVGILLDFGHALFGGESPADSAQLAIDYGRLFGMDVNDNLRQWDDDMVAGTVHPIELFEFFYTLRKNNWEGVWQLDQFPFREDSVQAANHAIDFLKAADRGLEKLDFAAIQAAQDNHDSLTALALAQQALFSSYAE; encoded by the coding sequence ATGACAAGCAACCAGAAGTACGGGGCCGGCATCTGGCACTTCGCCACCTACGTCGACCGCTACGCCACCGACGGCTACGGCGAACCGCGCAGTGTGATCGATGCCATCGACATCGCCGGTCAGGTGCGCGACCTCTCGGTGGTCGACCTCAACTACCCCTACTTCGGCGGCGAGTTCACCAACGAGCAGGTCAAAGAGGCACTCGACCGCAACAACCTGGGCGTCATCGGCATCACGCCCGAAATGTACACGCGCGAGTTCGCCAAGGGCGCGTTCACCAACCCCGACCCGGGCGTGCGGCGCCGCGCGAACGAGCTCATCAATGAGGCAGCCGACGTCGTGCGCTTCTTCGGCGCCGACTACGTGAAGCTCTGGCCCGGTCAAGACGGCTGGGACTACCCGTTCCAGGTCGACCACGGTGCGCTCTGGAAGAACTCGCTCGACGGCGTCGGCCAACTCGCCAGCGAGAACCCCGACCTCAAGTTCGTCATCGAGTACAAGCCGCGCGAGCCGCGCGTGCACATGAGCTTCGACTCCGTATCGCGCACGCTGCTCGGCATCGAGAAGATCGGGCTGCCGAACGTGGGCATTCTGCTCGACTTCGGCCACGCGCTCTTCGGCGGCGAATCGCCGGCGGATTCGGCTCAGCTCGCCATCGACTACGGGCGCCTGTTCGGCATGGACGTCAACGACAACCTGCGCCAGTGGGACGACGACATGGTCGCCGGCACCGTTCACCCCATCGAGCTGTTCGAGTTCTTCTACACGCTGCGCAAGAACAACTGGGAGGGCGTCTGGCAGCTCGATCAATTTCCGTTCCGTGAAGACAGCGTGCAAGCGGCGAACCACGCCATCGACTTCTTGAAGGCGGCCGACCGCGGGCTCGAGAAGCTCGACTTCGCGGCCATCCAGGCGGCGCAAGACAACCACGATTCGCTCACCGCGCTGGCCCTGGCGCAGCAGGCACTCTTCTCGAGCTACGCCGAGTAG
- a CDS encoding sugar-binding transcriptional regulator, producing MTFDRAAASRLPVDRLSLLTKIARMYHEQGLRQPEIAERLHISQSRVSRFLKEAVTLGIVRTIVVAPEGVHSELEDAVRAKYDLADVVVADEAPTEQGLLASLGSAGAAYLETTLTGNDQVGISSWSSTLLATVDAMAPRTVRTASSVVQVLGGVGNATVQIQATRLADRLAGVTGAKPIFFPAPGIVGSAAARDALLADKYIAQAVAAWPSLTTLLVGIGSLEPSTLLQSSGNAVTPDDQQQLRASGAVGDVCLRFFDADGALVQTDLHDRVLGISVDELRAIPRTIGIAGGERKHEAIRAAARGGWIDVLITDVATARFLAA from the coding sequence ATGACCTTCGATCGCGCCGCGGCCTCTCGGCTGCCCGTCGATCGCCTTTCGTTGCTCACCAAGATCGCGCGCATGTACCACGAGCAGGGCCTTCGCCAGCCCGAGATCGCCGAGCGGCTGCACATCTCGCAGTCACGGGTGTCGCGGTTCTTGAAGGAGGCCGTCACGCTCGGCATCGTGCGCACGATCGTCGTGGCACCCGAGGGCGTGCATTCCGAGCTCGAAGACGCGGTTCGGGCGAAATACGATCTCGCCGACGTGGTGGTCGCCGACGAAGCGCCGACCGAACAGGGCTTGCTCGCCTCACTCGGCAGTGCCGGTGCCGCCTACCTCGAGACCACGCTCACGGGCAATGACCAAGTCGGCATCTCGTCGTGGTCGTCGACGCTGCTCGCCACGGTCGACGCGATGGCTCCGCGCACGGTTCGCACGGCATCCAGCGTGGTGCAGGTGCTCGGCGGGGTCGGCAATGCCACCGTGCAGATTCAGGCGACACGACTCGCCGATCGTCTGGCGGGCGTGACGGGTGCGAAGCCCATCTTCTTTCCGGCTCCCGGCATCGTCGGCAGCGCGGCAGCCCGTGATGCCCTTCTCGCCGACAAATACATCGCGCAGGCCGTGGCGGCCTGGCCCTCGCTCACGACGCTGCTGGTCGGAATCGGCAGTCTCGAGCCGTCGACCCTGCTGCAGAGCTCGGGTAACGCGGTGACACCGGATGATCAGCAGCAGTTGCGCGCATCCGGAGCTGTCGGCGACGTCTGCCTGCGCTTCTTCGACGCCGACGGTGCCCTGGTTCAGACCGACCTGCACGACCGGGTTCTCGGCATCTCGGTCGATGAATTGCGTGCGATTCCCCGCACCATCGGCATCGCCGGCGGCGAGCGTAAACACGAGGCCATCCGCGCCGCTGCCCGCGGCGGCTGGATCGACGTACTCATCACCGACGTCGCCACCGCCCGCTTTCTCGCCGCCTGA
- a CDS encoding PfkB family carbohydrate kinase produces MGRVFVVGSVNVDSVVRVVRHPLPGETVRGSDLETFWGGKGANQAVAAAEAGAEVVFVGRVGDDTEGESYRRRLASRSVDVRSLTVTRGVTTGHAMIAVDESGENTIIVSPGANARVSFDDLEVLRGSGGLDTTDTAYDSEPSGLTAEDVLLVSLELDLEVVAAAVRIAADARARVVLNLAPFALLSADVLAMADPVVVNELEADELRASAADLPSLLVTLGSAGSRWGEVSVASAPAETVVDTTGAGDTYCGTLAARLAAGDSRAQAMHAASAAAGRSVSWLGAQPA; encoded by the coding sequence GTGGGCCGGGTGTTTGTGGTGGGGTCGGTGAACGTCGATTCCGTGGTGCGAGTGGTGCGGCATCCACTGCCCGGAGAAACCGTGCGCGGGTCAGACCTCGAGACGTTCTGGGGTGGCAAGGGAGCGAACCAGGCCGTGGCGGCCGCCGAAGCCGGAGCCGAGGTGGTCTTCGTCGGTCGAGTCGGCGACGACACCGAGGGCGAGTCTTATCGCCGCAGGCTCGCGTCGCGTTCGGTCGACGTGCGATCTCTCACTGTCACCCGCGGAGTCACCACCGGGCACGCCATGATCGCCGTCGACGAATCCGGCGAGAACACCATCATCGTGTCCCCGGGGGCGAACGCGAGAGTCTCCTTCGACGATCTCGAGGTTCTGCGCGGGTCAGGTGGCCTCGACACCACTGATACCGCCTACGACTCCGAGCCCTCGGGCCTGACCGCAGAAGACGTGCTGCTCGTTTCGCTCGAGCTCGATCTCGAGGTCGTTGCAGCGGCGGTGCGAATCGCCGCGGATGCTCGCGCACGAGTCGTGCTCAACCTCGCGCCGTTCGCGTTGCTGTCCGCCGACGTGCTGGCAATGGCCGACCCCGTGGTGGTGAACGAACTCGAGGCAGACGAACTGCGGGCATCCGCAGCCGACCTTCCCTCGCTGCTCGTCACCCTCGGTTCCGCGGGCTCGCGCTGGGGCGAGGTGTCGGTCGCATCCGCTCCTGCCGAGACGGTGGTCGACACGACCGGCGCCGGAGACACCTACTGCGGAACTCTCGCCGCGCGCCTCGCCGCCGGCGACTCGCGCGCGCAGGCCATGCACGCGGCCAGCGCGGCCGCCGGCCGCTCTGTCTCCTGGCTCGGCGCCCAGCCCGCCTGA
- a CDS encoding FGGY family carbohydrate kinase encodes MPEAGSRDTEVAPPTVRAGAGRDELGQDGASRDEVSRDVVIAIDQGTSSTKAIALDRTGRVIASASVPLDQSHPEPGWVEQDARQLLASVHQALADIGAALAAAAASEARPGESGHDAGASGEARTAGNRVAALALSNQRESALIWSTVTGEPLGPVLGWQDRRTIAAAQDIAAAGYGDRVREITGLPLDPMFSALKFAWLLDEVDPNRSRSRAGEIALGTVDAFLLFTLTGEHRIELGNASRTQLLDLATLEWSPELLSLFRIPREALPRIAASNEPSAPVRGVDALPFGTRFHAVLGDSHAALFGHGAREPGAVKVTLGTGSSIMGLLPSPAAPSPAAAGLVTTVAWGAPDARLAFEGNILSSGSTVTWLADLFGITPADVFSLAATTPLAPDDGVDLVPAFAGLGAPWWDESARAVITGFDLGAGREQLARAAVESIVLQVEDVLSAAEASRDRFDTIVIDGGPAANDDLAQLLADLTQRRVERPSVAGLSALGAAHLAGIAAGVFTDEEVLAFDRGSTTFVPQVSAAHAASRRARWLDAVGLARSSGVRTSSARTSTEPAPRSSRSQHPASSPSQDQAPSPSSDPSVSHHPFPMKESTP; translated from the coding sequence ATGCCTGAAGCCGGGTCGCGCGACACTGAGGTCGCGCCGCCGACCGTTCGTGCCGGCGCGGGCCGGGACGAGCTCGGCCAGGACGGCGCGAGCCGCGACGAGGTGAGCCGCGACGTCGTGATCGCCATCGATCAAGGCACGAGCTCCACCAAGGCGATCGCCCTCGACCGCACCGGTCGGGTCATCGCCAGCGCTTCGGTTCCGCTCGACCAGTCGCATCCGGAGCCCGGCTGGGTCGAGCAAGATGCCCGTCAGCTGCTTGCGAGCGTGCACCAGGCCCTCGCCGACATCGGTGCAGCCCTGGCTGCGGCGGCCGCGAGTGAAGCGCGCCCGGGTGAAAGTGGCCACGACGCGGGCGCTTCGGGAGAAGCCCGCACCGCCGGCAACCGAGTCGCCGCGCTCGCGCTCTCGAACCAGCGCGAGTCCGCCCTCATCTGGAGCACCGTCACCGGCGAACCCCTCGGCCCCGTGCTCGGCTGGCAAGACCGCCGAACGATCGCTGCGGCCCAAGACATCGCGGCGGCCGGATACGGCGATCGTGTGCGCGAAATCACCGGTCTGCCGCTCGACCCGATGTTTTCGGCGCTCAAGTTCGCTTGGCTGCTCGACGAGGTCGACCCCAACCGATCACGTTCGCGCGCCGGTGAGATCGCGCTGGGCACGGTCGACGCGTTTCTGCTGTTCACGCTGACGGGCGAGCACCGCATCGAACTCGGCAACGCCAGCCGCACTCAGTTGCTCGACCTCGCGACGCTCGAATGGAGTCCCGAGCTGCTCTCGCTCTTTCGCATTCCGCGCGAGGCGCTGCCGAGAATCGCGGCGTCGAACGAGCCCTCGGCGCCGGTACGCGGGGTGGATGCTCTGCCCTTTGGCACCCGCTTTCACGCCGTTCTCGGCGACAGCCACGCGGCGCTCTTCGGCCACGGCGCCCGCGAACCCGGGGCGGTGAAGGTCACACTGGGCACCGGATCGTCGATCATGGGGCTCCTTCCTTCTCCCGCGGCCCCTTCTCCTGCGGCAGCCGGCCTCGTCACCACCGTTGCGTGGGGGGCGCCGGATGCACGGCTCGCGTTCGAGGGCAACATCCTCTCCAGCGGGTCCACCGTCACCTGGCTCGCCGACCTCTTCGGCATCACCCCCGCCGACGTCTTTTCGCTAGCAGCGACCACGCCGCTCGCTCCCGACGACGGCGTCGACCTCGTGCCTGCCTTCGCCGGCCTCGGCGCGCCCTGGTGGGACGAGTCGGCCCGGGCCGTGATCACAGGTTTCGATCTCGGCGCGGGTCGCGAGCAGCTCGCGCGCGCGGCCGTCGAGTCGATCGTTCTGCAGGTCGAAGATGTGCTCTCGGCAGCAGAGGCGAGCCGCGATCGCTTCGACACCATCGTGATCGACGGCGGCCCCGCCGCGAACGACGATCTCGCCCAACTGCTTGCCGACCTCACGCAGCGCCGGGTCGAGCGGCCGTCGGTCGCCGGGCTGTCCGCCCTCGGTGCGGCTCATCTCGCGGGAATCGCCGCCGGGGTCTTCACCGACGAAGAAGTACTTGCGTTCGACCGCGGCAGCACCACCTTCGTGCCACAGGTTAGCGCGGCGCACGCGGCATCCCGCCGGGCACGCTGGCTCGACGCCGTGGGCCTCGCCCGATCATCCGGTGTCCGCACCTCCAGTGCCCGCACGTCGACTGAGCCGGCCCCTCGGTCGAGTCGGAGCCAGCACCCGGCATCGAGCCCGAGCCAAGACCAGGCACCGAGCCCGAGCAGCGACCCCAGCGTCTCACACCACCCGTTTCCGATGAAAGAGAGCACCCCATGA
- a CDS encoding ArnT family glycosyltransferase yields the protein MTTSTLPNPAAPGIPGAAGTPVLVGGSNVGNSNVGGRARGFGRWLIRGNAAHPAWERPAFLGLILLTALAYLWNLSVSGYANEFYSAAVQAGSQNWEAFLFGSSDAGNSITVDKPPASLWLMSLSVRLFGLSSFAILLPEALMGVATVILVYLIVRRHFSPGAALLAGGVLASTPVAALMFRFNNPDALLVLLLTASVYFTLRAIESGKMRWLLLAGAMIGFGFLTKQLQAFVLLPPLAVAYAWAAPVKFGKRLLHLLGALAAVIVSAGWWVALVELVPASMRPYVGGSQNNDFLELTFGYNGFGRLTGAETGSVTGGGGTAVGGGQWGATGITRLLDGEFGGQIAWLIPAALVLMVVSFVLLRRQKRTDARRAIFVMFGGWLVLTGLLFSYMAGIFHAYYTVALAPAIAGLVGAGAVLLWNTRRYLWARLLSAALVLTTGIWAFSLLTRAADWLPWLKFVVLVLSIVSAGLLVVRWKWRPLRITTIVVSLVAVLLAPTAYTLQTISTAHTGSLPTAGPAVASSTGFGGGGGFGRAGGTGARGANGQAGAQGGTRTGGGAPPGFGQQGAGQAPGAGTGTGAGTGTGTGNGATGGTGTGTTGGTGTGTGATGGRFGGGGGFAAGGGGLLGGATVSSALSSLLAADASNYTWAAATVGSQNAASYQLASQAAVMPLGGFNGSDPSPTLEQFEQYVAQGKIHYFVSSGTIGASNGGSSDASQIASWVASNFTATTVGGTTVYDLTAGAASATS from the coding sequence ATGACCACAAGCACTCTTCCGAATCCCGCTGCCCCGGGCATCCCCGGCGCAGCCGGCACGCCTGTGCTCGTCGGCGGTTCGAACGTCGGCAATTCGAACGTCGGCGGTCGCGCGCGCGGCTTTGGTCGCTGGCTCATCCGGGGTAACGCCGCTCATCCCGCCTGGGAACGCCCCGCGTTTCTCGGCCTCATTCTGCTGACGGCTCTCGCGTACCTCTGGAACCTCTCGGTGAGCGGCTACGCGAACGAGTTCTACAGCGCCGCGGTGCAAGCCGGGTCGCAGAACTGGGAGGCGTTCCTCTTCGGTTCGTCTGACGCGGGCAACTCCATCACGGTCGACAAGCCACCGGCCAGCCTCTGGCTGATGTCGCTCTCTGTTCGGCTGTTCGGGCTCAGTTCGTTTGCGATTCTGCTGCCCGAGGCGCTCATGGGGGTCGCCACGGTCATCCTCGTCTACCTCATCGTGCGCCGTCACTTCTCCCCCGGCGCGGCCCTGCTGGCAGGCGGTGTTCTCGCCAGTACTCCGGTCGCGGCGTTGATGTTCCGCTTCAACAACCCCGATGCGCTGCTGGTGCTCTTGCTCACGGCGTCGGTGTACTTCACCCTGCGCGCCATCGAGAGCGGAAAGATGCGCTGGCTGCTCTTGGCCGGGGCGATGATCGGGTTCGGCTTTCTCACCAAACAGCTGCAGGCCTTCGTGCTTCTGCCTCCGCTCGCAGTGGCGTACGCCTGGGCGGCGCCGGTGAAGTTCGGCAAACGGCTTCTGCATCTGCTCGGCGCGCTCGCGGCCGTCATCGTGTCTGCCGGGTGGTGGGTCGCCCTCGTCGAGCTCGTGCCAGCATCGATGCGGCCTTACGTGGGCGGCTCGCAGAACAACGACTTTCTCGAGCTGACGTTCGGTTACAACGGATTCGGCCGCCTCACCGGCGCCGAGACAGGCAGCGTCACCGGCGGTGGAGGTACTGCTGTCGGCGGCGGCCAATGGGGAGCGACGGGAATCACCAGGCTGCTCGACGGCGAGTTCGGCGGCCAGATCGCCTGGCTCATCCCGGCCGCGCTTGTGCTCATGGTCGTGTCGTTCGTGCTGCTGCGCAGGCAGAAGCGAACGGATGCCCGGCGAGCCATCTTCGTCATGTTCGGCGGCTGGCTGGTTCTCACCGGGTTGCTCTTCAGCTACATGGCCGGCATCTTTCACGCGTATTACACCGTCGCCCTGGCGCCCGCAATCGCCGGGCTTGTCGGGGCGGGCGCCGTGCTGCTCTGGAACACCCGGCGATACCTGTGGGCGCGCTTGCTGTCTGCCGCGCTCGTTCTGACGACCGGCATCTGGGCGTTCTCGCTGCTGACCCGTGCGGCGGACTGGCTGCCATGGCTCAAGTTCGTGGTTCTGGTGCTCTCGATCGTTAGCGCGGGGCTGCTAGTGGTGCGCTGGAAGTGGCGCCCGCTGCGCATCACCACCATCGTGGTGTCACTCGTCGCCGTGCTTCTGGCGCCGACCGCGTACACGCTTCAGACGATTTCGACGGCGCACACCGGATCGCTGCCGACGGCGGGGCCGGCGGTGGCCTCGTCGACCGGATTCGGCGGCGGAGGCGGGTTCGGCCGCGCCGGTGGAACCGGAGCGCGGGGGGCGAACGGGCAGGCTGGCGCGCAGGGCGGTACCCGAACTGGCGGTGGAGCGCCTCCCGGGTTCGGGCAACAGGGCGCCGGGCAGGCGCCCGGGGCGGGTACTGGTACTGGCGCTGGCACGGGCACTGGTACGGGGAATGGCGCGACAGGCGGTACGGGCACGGGAACGACTGGCGGTACGGGTACGGGTACGGGAGCGACCGGCGGCCGCTTCGGCGGCGGTGGCGGATTCGCGGCCGGCGGTGGCGGGCTCTTGGGCGGCGCGACCGTCAGCTCTGCACTGAGTTCGTTGCTCGCGGCCGACGCGTCGAACTACACCTGGGCCGCCGCGACGGTCGGCTCGCAGAACGCGGCGAGCTACCAGCTCGCGAGCCAGGCGGCGGTCATGCCGCTCGGCGGGTTCAACGGAAGCGACCCGTCCCCGACCCTCGAGCAGTTCGAGCAGTACGTGGCGCAGGGCAAGATCCACTACTTCGTCTCGTCGGGTACGATCGGCGCCTCGAACGGCGGCAGCTCCGACGCCTCGCAGATCGCGAGCTGGGTGGCGTCGAACTTCACGGCGACGACTGTCGGCGGCACGACCGTCTACGACCTGACGGCGGGTGCAGCCTCGGCGACGAGCTGA
- a CDS encoding transketolase family protein translates to MSIETTQQVQTEAERLAAAPTYDNRTAFADELIQLARQDARIVAVCNDSVGSSNLTAFRDEFPDRLINVGIAEQDMVGVGAGLASSGLIPFVCGASPFLTGRSLEQVKADIAYSQHPVILCGMSPGMAYGELGPTHHSVEDLSWLRALPGLDIVVPADRQQTRQAVQAAVSNPRPTFIRVGRHKVPDVSIEGAPLVRGEFQTLRDGRDVTLIATGTLVSRALVAAAELEAAGVSVRVLNASYIAPLDVAAIAAAARETSAIVTAEEANIAGGLGAAVAGVVSQLERGARVPLRILGLTEFAPTGSTDFLLEYFNLTATHLVTAAREALADA, encoded by the coding sequence GTGAGCATCGAAACAACACAGCAGGTGCAGACCGAGGCAGAGCGCCTCGCCGCCGCCCCGACGTATGACAACCGCACCGCCTTCGCCGACGAGCTCATTCAGCTGGCACGACAGGATGCCCGCATTGTCGCCGTGTGCAACGACTCCGTCGGCTCCTCCAACCTCACAGCCTTCCGCGACGAATTTCCCGATCGGCTCATCAACGTGGGTATCGCCGAACAAGACATGGTGGGCGTCGGAGCAGGTCTGGCCAGCTCGGGCCTCATCCCGTTCGTGTGTGGCGCTTCGCCGTTCCTCACCGGCCGCTCGCTCGAGCAGGTGAAGGCCGACATCGCCTACAGCCAGCACCCGGTCATCCTCTGCGGAATGAGCCCGGGTATGGCCTACGGCGAACTCGGCCCGACACACCATTCGGTCGAAGACCTGTCGTGGCTGCGCGCCCTGCCGGGGCTCGACATCGTGGTACCGGCCGATCGGCAGCAGACCCGGCAGGCCGTGCAGGCAGCCGTCTCGAACCCGCGGCCCACGTTCATCCGCGTCGGCCGGCACAAGGTGCCCGATGTGTCTATCGAGGGTGCGCCGCTGGTGCGTGGCGAATTCCAGACGTTGCGCGACGGGCGTGACGTCACACTGATCGCCACCGGAACCCTGGTGTCTCGTGCTCTGGTTGCTGCTGCCGAGCTCGAGGCCGCGGGTGTCAGCGTGCGCGTGCTGAACGCGTCGTACATCGCGCCGCTCGACGTCGCGGCGATCGCCGCTGCGGCGCGCGAGACGAGTGCCATCGTGACCGCCGAAGAAGCGAACATCGCGGGTGGTCTCGGCGCCGCTGTCGCGGGCGTCGTCAGCCAGCTCGAACGCGGTGCGCGGGTGCCGCTGCGTATTCTGGGACTCACCGAGTTCGCGCCGACCGGCAGCACCGACTTCTTGCTCGAGTACTTCAATTTGACCGCGACCCACCTCGTCACCGCTGCCAGGGAGGCGCTTGCCGATGCCTGA
- a CDS encoding HpcH/HpaI aldolase family protein, with protein MTDDYLDSRPRHWREWAQRPAFGLWSCTDSLSDIGMLAGVGFDYLCVDLQHGMLAPADLRHASRLLKPTFTTCVSRVAWNRPELIMQAFDFGAELVIVPMVDSAEAAAAAVECAAYPSVSAPSSGRAPTNGGARSWGPLWPDTTLLPDAANSAVGCLVMVETALALENLDEIAATPGLAGIYIGPNDLALSLGFGRSTYLDEPAIHDALDRVAVACRSNGIIAALHCSSPEMAKYWADRGFSMLTSGTDTSLFATAVSSLASALRGEQVGAPSGGY; from the coding sequence ATGACCGATGACTACCTGGATTCCCGGCCGCGACACTGGCGCGAATGGGCTCAGCGCCCGGCGTTCGGGCTCTGGAGCTGCACCGATTCGCTCAGCGACATCGGCATGCTCGCGGGCGTCGGATTCGATTACCTCTGCGTTGATCTGCAGCATGGCATGCTCGCCCCCGCCGATCTGCGGCACGCATCACGACTGCTCAAGCCGACCTTCACCACCTGTGTCTCCCGGGTGGCCTGGAACAGGCCCGAGCTGATTATGCAGGCATTCGACTTCGGCGCCGAGCTCGTGATCGTTCCGATGGTGGATTCGGCCGAAGCGGCAGCAGCGGCCGTCGAGTGCGCCGCGTACCCGAGTGTTTCGGCGCCGAGCAGCGGCAGAGCTCCGACGAATGGCGGGGCGCGCAGCTGGGGCCCGCTCTGGCCCGACACGACGCTGCTGCCCGATGCTGCCAATTCTGCAGTCGGCTGCCTGGTCATGGTCGAAACCGCACTGGCGCTCGAGAACCTCGACGAGATCGCCGCAACACCCGGTCTGGCCGGCATCTATATCGGGCCTAACGACCTCGCCCTCAGTCTTGGGTTCGGGCGTTCGACCTACCTCGACGAGCCCGCCATCCACGATGCCCTCGATCGTGTTGCGGTGGCCTGCCGCTCGAATGGCATCATCGCAGCTCTGCACTGCTCGTCGCCCGAGATGGCAAAATACTGGGCTGACCGGGGGTTTTCTATGCTTACGAGCGGCACTGACACGTCTCTATTCGCGACAGCGGTATCGTCGCTCGCGTCTGCCCTTCGGGGCGAGCAGGTGGGTGCGCCTTCCGGGGGATATTAG
- a CDS encoding transketolase yields MLTTDPAQVEQWRELRDRVENASSAVERDAELAGSARRTRRSVVNMISRAGLGHIGGDFSVTDILTTLFDYTLRIDPADPGKAGRDRFILSKGHCAAALYSTLAFSGYFDPAELSTFMAPLSALNGHPNRNKVPGVETNTGPLGHGLPVAVGQAIAAKLTGSGARVFVVMGDGEMQEGSNWEALMSASQYKLDNLVAIVDRNRLQQGARTEETNALDPLDEKLASFGCEVRIADGHDYASLIAAFAPSTTGKPVAVIANTIKGKGVSFIEDRVEWHHKVPSAEQVRLALEELA; encoded by the coding sequence ATGTTGACCACAGACCCAGCCCAGGTCGAGCAGTGGCGCGAACTGCGCGACCGCGTCGAGAACGCGTCGAGCGCCGTCGAGCGTGACGCCGAGCTCGCCGGTTCCGCCAGGCGCACCCGCCGCAGCGTTGTGAACATGATCTCGCGTGCGGGCCTCGGGCACATCGGTGGCGACTTCTCGGTGACCGACATTCTCACCACGCTGTTCGACTACACCCTGCGCATTGACCCGGCTGATCCGGGCAAGGCCGGGCGCGACCGGTTCATCCTCAGCAAAGGGCACTGCGCGGCAGCGCTTTACTCGACCCTCGCCTTCAGCGGGTATTTCGACCCGGCTGAGCTGTCGACATTCATGGCTCCGCTCAGTGCTCTGAACGGGCATCCGAATCGCAACAAAGTACCGGGCGTCGAAACCAACACCGGCCCGCTCGGCCACGGGCTACCCGTCGCCGTCGGGCAGGCCATCGCGGCAAAACTCACGGGCAGCGGCGCTCGAGTATTCGTGGTGATGGGCGACGGAGAGATGCAAGAGGGCAGCAACTGGGAGGCGCTCATGTCGGCCTCGCAGTACAAGCTCGACAATCTCGTCGCCATCGTCGACCGCAATCGCCTGCAGCAGGGCGCGCGCACCGAAGAGACGAACGCGCTCGATCCGCTCGACGAGAAGCTCGCGTCGTTCGGTTGCGAGGTGCGCATCGCCGACGGGCACGACTACGCCTCGCTCATCGCCGCTTTCGCCCCGTCGACCACCGGCAAACCGGTCGCTGTGATCGCCAACACCATCAAGGGCAAGGGCGTTTCGTTCATCGAAGACCGCGTCGAGTGGCACCACAAAGTGCCGTCGGCCGAGCAGGTTCGCCTGGCATTGGAGGAGCTCGCGTGA